In Primulina eburnea isolate SZY01 chromosome 5, ASM2296580v1, whole genome shotgun sequence, a single window of DNA contains:
- the LOC140832696 gene encoding uncharacterized protein isoform X2 translates to MLQTAAVMESNGGFSSHSSQLQSGDSSEEELSVLPRHTKVVVTGNNRTKSVLVGLHGVVKKAVGLGGWHWLVLTNGIEVKLQRNALSVIEAPTGNEEDDDFEFEHVPWNGSASDDTQKSHRSRHRMHRSFGLSHKSIRWSLSCDSQSKDSLSTTRGSTVDFGKLEMAALWRYFRHFNLVDSNPNPSKEQLIDVVQKHFMSQQLDELQVISGFVQAAKRLKMVCK, encoded by the exons ATGCTGCAAACTGCTGCTGTGATGGAGAGTAATGGGGGATTTTCGTCGCATTCTTCGCAGCTGCAGAGTGGGGATAGTAGTGAGGAGGAGCTTTCTGTGCTGCCGCGACACACGAAGGTTGTGGTGACTGGGAATAACCGTACCAAATCCGTGCTCGTGGGTCTTCACGGAGTGGTGAAGAAAGCTGTTGGGCTCGGTGGATGGCATTGGCTG GTTCTTACCAATGGGATTGAGGTGAAGCTTCAAAGGAATGCCTTAAGTGTCATTGAAGCACCAACCGGAAACGAGGAAGATGATGACTTTGAATTTGAACATGTGCCGTGGAATGGCTCAG CATCTGATGATACTCAAAAATCGCATAGATCAAGGCATCGTATGCACCGATCATTTGGGTTGTCTCACAAATCCATAAGATGGTCACTCTCTTGCGACTCGCAGTCGAAAGATTCCCTTTCTACTACAAGGGGCTCCACT GTTGACTTTGGTAAACTTGAGATGGCTGCATTGTGGAGATATTTTCGTCACTTTAACCTT GTGGATTCTAATCCCAATCCTTCTAAAGAGCAACTAATCGATGTTGTCCAGAAGCATTTCATGTCGCAG CAATTGGATGAGCTGCAAGTGATCTCAGGGTTTGTGCAGGCTGCTAAGAGACTTAAAATGGTTTGCAAATGA
- the LOC140832696 gene encoding uncharacterized protein isoform X1: MLQTAAVMESNGGFSSHSSQLQSGDSSEEELSVLPRHTKVVVTGNNRTKSVLVGLHGVVKKAVGLGGWHWLVLTNGIEVKLQRNALSVIEAPTGNEEDDDFEFEHVPWNGSASDDTQKSHRSRHRMHRSFGLSHKSIRWSLSCDSQSKDSLSTTRGSTKVDFGKLEMAALWRYFRHFNLVDSNPNPSKEQLIDVVQKHFMSQQLDELQVISGFVQAAKRLKMVCK, encoded by the exons ATGCTGCAAACTGCTGCTGTGATGGAGAGTAATGGGGGATTTTCGTCGCATTCTTCGCAGCTGCAGAGTGGGGATAGTAGTGAGGAGGAGCTTTCTGTGCTGCCGCGACACACGAAGGTTGTGGTGACTGGGAATAACCGTACCAAATCCGTGCTCGTGGGTCTTCACGGAGTGGTGAAGAAAGCTGTTGGGCTCGGTGGATGGCATTGGCTG GTTCTTACCAATGGGATTGAGGTGAAGCTTCAAAGGAATGCCTTAAGTGTCATTGAAGCACCAACCGGAAACGAGGAAGATGATGACTTTGAATTTGAACATGTGCCGTGGAATGGCTCAG CATCTGATGATACTCAAAAATCGCATAGATCAAGGCATCGTATGCACCGATCATTTGGGTTGTCTCACAAATCCATAAGATGGTCACTCTCTTGCGACTCGCAGTCGAAAGATTCCCTTTCTACTACAAGGGGCTCCACT AAGGTTGACTTTGGTAAACTTGAGATGGCTGCATTGTGGAGATATTTTCGTCACTTTAACCTT GTGGATTCTAATCCCAATCCTTCTAAAGAGCAACTAATCGATGTTGTCCAGAAGCATTTCATGTCGCAG CAATTGGATGAGCTGCAAGTGATCTCAGGGTTTGTGCAGGCTGCTAAGAGACTTAAAATGGTTTGCAAATGA